A window of the Penaeus monodon isolate SGIC_2016 unplaced genomic scaffold, NSTDA_Pmon_1 PmonScaffold_25644, whole genome shotgun sequence genome harbors these coding sequences:
- the LOC119570392 gene encoding phosphorylase b kinase gamma catalytic chain, liver/testis isoform-like yields ADWKRDYLIPDKKDHMKMAVDDDGDVLPDRDAAKGFYAKYEPKEVLGRGGCSVVRRCIEKETGQQFAAKIIDLSDSSTDEVYEATMREVEVLRLVAGHPYIS; encoded by the exons GCTGATTGGAAAAGGGATTATTTGATTCCAGATAAAAAAGATCATATGAAAATGGCAGTTGACGACGATGGCGATGTTCTCCCTGACCGGGATGCAGCAAAGGGATTCTATGCCAAGTATGAGCCCAAAGAAGTACTTGGACGAGGTGGTTGTTCTGTTGTCCGGCGCTGCATTG agaaagaaacaggtcAACAGTTTGCTGCCAAGATCATTGACCTGAGTGACTCCTCCACCGATGAGGTTTATGAAGCCACAATGCGAGAGGTTGAGGTATTGCGACTGGTAGCTGGACACCCTTACATCAGTAA